The bacterium DNA segment CCAGCGGGACTGTTCCGTCGCCGTGAGATACATTTTAAATCCCTCTACTTGATCCATCACGCTTCGGCCGGCCACGGACGGCGCTTTGAGCAGGTGATAGAAAAAATAATTCAGAAACACCGTCGCACAAAACACCAAAACCGTCCACGGGCTGGTGGCCCGGCTGAAAGTAAACAGGCCGAACAGTTCTCCAGCGAGGAATGGAAGCGCAAAGAGCGTGACAAAGACCGCGGTCGTGATGGAGGCATAGCGCACACTCGAGCCCAGTCCAGCCGTTCGCCACACGTAAAACACCACATAGACCAGAGCGATAACGCCAATGCTCCAGACCAGCACCCAGACGGCCATCCAGGCGGCCTCTGAAGAACGGAAAGCAACTATAGTGGCCATGAGCACCACTGCCGAGAGCAGCACACCAGGCCAAAAATAGGCGCGGTTGGTCCTGAAATAGGTGTCGTTGTAAGCAGCGGCAAGCTGCTTTTTCAACCGGACCATGGCGGCACGAATGGTCTCGTGGTTATGCTGCTTCAGATCGCATCGACCGGTTGAACCGAACAAAGCATCCAGCACCTTTTTTTCGTCCTGGGAAGGAGTTTCCGCCGCCTGTTTGCGCACCAGAGAATATACCTCTTTGTCCTTGCGGATCAACAGATGACCGCGAACGGCCATATGGACGATAAAAGAGGCGAAAGTTTTATCGTCAAACTTCATGCGCATGAGGTAGCGAATCGCATCAGGCCGCATCCCATTCGGCGGACGGAACTGCGGAACAATCACCCCTTTGGCAGGATCCCGGCCGACTCGGCTCCAGTGAAAAGTGTAATAGGCCAGAACCAAAAGCAGCCCCACGAGCCCAATGACAAATCCCAGGTTGTCCTGAAAAAAGGCGTTCCACACCTCCTTGCGGTCAGGCGGTCGAATCAGTCCTTTCGGCCAGGTCAGGACGATGGTGAGCCCTTCTTGGGGGCCCAGAGGCCGTGTGGCGGTAAAATGGTAACCGCCATCCTCCTGGCGGAAAAAAGCAACATCCTTTTCCCTACTGTCCTGGATGCCGGTGAAACCATCCCAACCGATGGTGAAAGCGGCAGCCTCCGCCGGCAGATAGACTGTAGCGGAAACAGCATCGATCGCAAACGCCCAGGCGTTGCCCGTCACATTCCAATAGAGTTCATCGTGGCTGGGAAAAAAACCAATCTGCCGCTGAGTCTCATAGGTGAGCGAGTAGGTATGAACACCTGGATCGATCAGGCTGTTTTCGTCCCCCAGATAGATATGAACGCCGTTGCCCTCCGAACGACAGTAGTGTTTTTCTTGCTCCCCATCGCGGAAAGCGGCCTTCACGGTTAGCGGCACGGTAAAGCGATGTCCGTGACTGTCGCGATAGCGCGTCGGCAAAGAACGGAAGATGCCATGGCGGATACGATCGCCGGTGGAGAACACCCGGATGGTTTCCGTCACCTGCATGCTGCCGTCGCCGTAAATCTGAATAGTGCTCTGATAGTTGAGGATTCGTTCCTGTTCCTCTGAGCGCAGCAAAGCGCCGAGTCCCAGCAGCAGGATGAGAACATGGACAGCATAACGCCGCCTGGTCAACGTGCCCATGCTCAGAAACCGACCTGCGGCGGTTGCTCTTCCTCTTCCCGGCCTTGGAAAAACGGCTCATCGCTGAATCCGAACATCGGACCGATCAGATTGCCGGGAAACGTGTGCACCGCGATATGATAATCTCTGACCGTAGCGTTGTAATAACGCCGCGCCATTTGCA contains these protein-coding regions:
- a CDS encoding DUF2207 domain-containing protein translates to MGTLTRRRYAVHVLILLLGLGALLRSEEQERILNYQSTIQIYGDGSMQVTETIRVFSTGDRIRHGIFRSLPTRYRDSHGHRFTVPLTVKAAFRDGEQEKHYCRSEGNGVHIYLGDENSLIDPGVHTYSLTYETQRQIGFFPSHDELYWNVTGNAWAFAIDAVSATVYLPAEAAAFTIGWDGFTGIQDSREKDVAFFRQEDGGYHFTATRPLGPQEGLTIVLTWPKGLIRPPDRKEVWNAFFQDNLGFVIGLVGLLLVLAYYTFHWSRVGRDPAKGVIVPQFRPPNGMRPDAIRYLMRMKFDDKTFASFIVHMAVRGHLLIRKDKEVYSLVRKQAAETPSQDEKKVLDALFGSTGRCDLKQHNHETIRAAMVRLKKQLAAAYNDTYFRTNRAYFWPGVLLSAVVLMATIVAFRSSEAAWMAVWVLVWSIGVIALVYVVFYVWRTAGLGSSVRYASITTAVFVTLFALPFLAGELFGLFTFSRATSPWTVLVFCATVFLNYFFYHLLKAPSVAGRSVMDQVEGFKMYLTATEQSRW